From uncultured Roseateles sp., the proteins below share one genomic window:
- a CDS encoding phospholipase C, phosphocholine-specific produces the protein MTQASRRKFLQSAASGAALTAFPAVIQRALAAQAKVVTGTIKDVKHVVILTQENRSFDHYFGTLGGVRGFGDPFPIPVVDRPGTIVGKNIWVQPTEPSNSVSNPVVPGRAQPKTVAPFRLNTKLNFNLMRVDGTPHGWGDLNWDQGRMNFWTLTKHNHSMGYFAKDDIPFQFALANAFTVCDAYHCSLAGSTNPNRLFLWTGTNDPLGHNGGPAVSNRNDWFDNLPDYTWTTYPERLQAAGISWQVYENMDDNFTDNSLVGFKPFRDGWFNRPGASAELKARGITTRDLDLLRQDVVNGTLPQVSWIVATEGGSEHPGPSSPAQGAEYTAQVLEALTANPEVWASTVLFINFDENDGFFDHAPPPAAPSVVSWDRDPAKRVFAGASTVDTTGEYHEVENPNSPAPSTLHWPYGLGARVPMYVVSPFSKGGWVNSQVFDHTSVLRFMEQRFGVMEPNISAWRRAVCGDLTSAFNFANPNNSTAFLAQLPDTKTLADKTRALNNPTKPRPTLPSTLTLPAQDFAVRPSSALPYELAATARVTATAVSVSFENTGSAAALFHVYDRLRLGDIPRRYTVEAGKQLIGSWAPDVKGAYDLWILGPNGFHRHLTGNAAKLSATSQANPDVQVSCDRFSGDLLVKLVNSGNAPCVFQLAANRYVAAGVSEYQVVARGETIIRLPLLQSFRWYDFSAKVADLAGFSRRFAGRVETGVPSVSDPAMGGIARADQWQV, from the coding sequence ATGACCCAGGCCTCACGTCGCAAATTTCTCCAGTCCGCCGCGTCCGGCGCCGCGCTCACCGCCTTCCCAGCGGTGATTCAACGCGCGCTGGCCGCGCAGGCCAAGGTTGTCACCGGCACCATCAAGGACGTCAAGCACGTGGTGATACTGACCCAGGAGAACCGCTCGTTCGATCACTACTTCGGCACACTGGGTGGCGTGCGCGGCTTTGGTGACCCGTTCCCGATTCCCGTCGTCGACCGCCCCGGCACCATCGTCGGCAAGAACATCTGGGTGCAGCCCACCGAGCCCAGCAACAGCGTCAGCAACCCCGTGGTGCCCGGCCGCGCTCAGCCCAAGACCGTGGCGCCCTTCCGGCTCAACACCAAGCTCAACTTCAACCTGATGCGGGTCGACGGCACGCCCCATGGCTGGGGCGACCTGAACTGGGACCAGGGCCGGATGAACTTCTGGACCCTGACCAAGCACAACCATTCGATGGGCTACTTTGCCAAGGACGACATCCCCTTCCAGTTCGCCCTGGCCAACGCCTTCACCGTCTGCGATGCCTATCACTGCTCGCTGGCGGGCTCGACCAACCCCAACCGCTTGTTCCTCTGGACCGGCACCAATGACCCGCTGGGGCACAACGGCGGCCCCGCCGTCAGCAACCGCAACGACTGGTTCGACAACCTGCCCGACTACACCTGGACCACCTACCCCGAGCGGCTGCAGGCGGCCGGCATCTCGTGGCAGGTCTACGAGAACATGGACGACAACTTCACCGACAACTCGCTGGTCGGCTTCAAGCCCTTCCGCGACGGCTGGTTCAACCGGCCCGGGGCCTCGGCCGAGCTGAAGGCTCGCGGCATCACCACCCGCGACCTGGACCTGCTGCGCCAGGACGTCGTCAACGGCACCCTGCCCCAGGTGTCCTGGATCGTGGCCACCGAAGGTGGCTCCGAGCATCCCGGCCCGTCCAGCCCCGCCCAGGGCGCCGAGTACACGGCCCAGGTGCTGGAGGCGCTGACGGCCAATCCCGAGGTCTGGGCCAGCACGGTGCTGTTCATCAACTTCGACGAGAACGATGGCTTCTTCGACCATGCGCCTCCGCCGGCGGCGCCGTCGGTCGTCAGCTGGGACCGCGACCCCGCCAAGCGCGTGTTTGCCGGCGCTTCGACAGTGGACACCACGGGCGAGTACCACGAAGTGGAGAACCCCAACAGCCCCGCCCCGAGCACCTTGCACTGGCCCTATGGCCTCGGCGCACGGGTGCCGATGTATGTGGTGTCGCCATTCAGCAAAGGCGGCTGGGTCAACTCGCAGGTGTTCGACCACACCTCGGTGCTGCGTTTCATGGAGCAGCGTTTCGGCGTGATGGAGCCCAATATCTCGGCCTGGCGCCGCGCCGTCTGCGGTGACCTGACCAGCGCGTTCAATTTCGCCAACCCGAACAACAGCACGGCCTTTTTGGCCCAGCTGCCGGACACCAAGACGCTGGCCGACAAGACCCGGGCCTTGAACAACCCGACCAAGCCGCGGCCGACCTTGCCGAGCACGCTGACGCTGCCGGCCCAGGACTTTGCGGTGCGACCCTCATCGGCCCTGCCGTACGAGCTGGCGGCCACCGCACGCGTCACGGCCACGGCGGTCAGCGTGAGCTTTGAAAACACCGGCAGCGCTGCGGCGTTGTTCCATGTCTACGACCGCCTGCGCCTGGGCGACATCCCGCGTCGCTACACGGTCGAGGCTGGCAAGCAGCTGATCGGCAGCTGGGCACCGGACGTCAAGGGTGCTTACGACCTGTGGATTCTTGGCCCCAACGGCTTTCATCGCCACCTCACCGGCAATGCGGCCAAGCTGTCGGCGACCAGCCAGGCCAACCCTGATGTGCAGGTGAGCTGCGACCGTTTCAGCGGCGATCTGCTCGTCAAGCTGGTCAACAGCGGCAATGCGCCCTGCGTGTTCCAACTGGCGGCCAACCGCTACGTCGCGGCCGGCGTCAGCGAGTACCAGGTGGTGGCTCGGGGCGAGACCATCATCCGCTTGCCGCTGCTGCAAAGTTTCCGCTGGTATGACTTCAGCGCCAAGGTGGCGGACCTGGCCGGATTCAGCCGGCGCTTTGCCGGACGGGTGGAAACGGGCGTGCCCTCGGTCAGCGATCCGGCGATGGGTGGCATCGCCCGCGCCGACCAATGGCAGGTGTGA
- a CDS encoding HupE/UreJ family protein — MAWLLCCALLLPAAAWAHKASDAYLQLATTEQGLSLRVDIALRDLDAALDLDADGDGRLSWGEVRAAWPAIDAYVSARLQVQGCELALSGHALEKRADGVYAALSLQSPCQLSEIPLIRYTLMQDVDPTHRGLARITLGKGRPELRVLDPVHPALWPSPNPPVAAPQPQSPAPTPTAATVAPTAPAALDTTFLREGVHHIITGYDHVLFLLCLLLPAVMRRTPQGWAPVSQLKQAVWPVVGIVTAFTVAHSITLTLAALKLVALPSSLIEPAIAATIVLAAIDNLWPLFRLPRGAVTFAFGLIHGFGFAGVLAELDLPATTFAWALLQFNLGLELGQLVIVFAAVSLLYLLRRRAAYPRWVIGGGSMAAIMVGSIWFVERTANVSVLGF; from the coding sequence ATGGCTTGGCTGCTGTGTTGCGCGCTGCTGCTGCCGGCAGCCGCCTGGGCCCACAAGGCCAGCGATGCCTATCTGCAACTGGCCACTACCGAGCAGGGTCTGAGCCTGCGCGTTGACATCGCGCTGCGCGATCTGGACGCCGCGCTGGACCTCGACGCCGACGGCGACGGCCGCCTGAGCTGGGGCGAGGTGCGTGCCGCCTGGCCCGCCATCGACGCCTACGTCAGCGCCCGCCTGCAGGTGCAGGGCTGCGAGCTGGCGCTCAGCGGCCACGCGCTGGAGAAGCGCGCCGATGGCGTCTATGCCGCCCTGAGCCTGCAGTCGCCCTGCCAGCTCAGCGAGATACCGCTGATACGCTACACCTTGATGCAGGACGTGGACCCGACGCACCGGGGCCTGGCGCGCATCACGCTGGGCAAGGGCCGGCCCGAGCTGCGCGTGCTTGACCCCGTGCACCCGGCCCTCTGGCCATCGCCCAACCCGCCCGTGGCCGCGCCGCAGCCGCAGTCGCCCGCCCCTACCCCGACCGCCGCAACGGTCGCACCCACTGCCCCAGCGGCCCTGGACACGACCTTCCTGCGCGAAGGCGTGCACCACATCATCACCGGCTACGACCATGTGCTGTTCCTGCTGTGCCTGCTGCTGCCGGCGGTGATGCGGCGCACGCCGCAGGGCTGGGCCCCGGTGAGCCAACTGAAGCAGGCCGTGTGGCCGGTGGTGGGCATCGTCACCGCCTTCACGGTGGCGCACTCCATCACCCTGACCCTGGCGGCGCTGAAGCTGGTGGCCCTGCCCTCGTCCCTCATCGAACCGGCGATTGCCGCCACCATCGTGCTGGCGGCCATTGACAACCTGTGGCCGCTGTTCCGGCTGCCGCGCGGTGCGGTGACCTTTGCCTTCGGCCTGATCCATGGCTTCGGCTTTGCCGGCGTGCTGGCCGAGCTGGACCTGCCGGCCACCACCTTCGCCTGGGCGCTGCTGCAGTTCAATCTCGGCCTGGAGCTAGGCCAGCTCGTGATCGTGTTCGCCGCCGTCTCGCTGCTCTACCTGTTGCGCCGCCGGGCGGCCTATCCCCGCTGGGTGATAGGCGGGGGCTCGATGGCGGCCATCATGGTGGGCAGCATCTGGTTCGTCGAGCGCACCGCCAACGTCTCGGTGCTCGGATTCTGA
- a CDS encoding DUF4331 domain-containing protein, which yields MKTARLPAHRLLPLAAALFALTAAGLHGQAQASSHREAPSITTMPKVDASDFYMFNSYETGRGAYVTLIANYLPLQDAYGGPNYFSLDPNALYEIHIDNNGDAKEDLSFQFRFKNTLKNGSKGIELAIGDKMVAIPLMQAGQLTGSNAGANSAVLNVNESFTVDVVRGDRRSGTRAALKVAAGSPNGTVGSTSFDKPVDNIGVKTIPDYAGYAAKHIYTVDIPGCAVPAKLFVGQRKDPFAVNLGTIFDLVNASPAVITNPANIGAAGKGDLDDKNVTTLALEVAKDCLTAKPSTDASYDPVIGGWTTASLRQGSLLNGKPKQGHQTASIPGGAWTQVSRLGNPLVNEVVIGLPDKDKFNASKPKDDLQFADYVTNPTLPALLGIALAGDAKFLAPTNLPRTDLLTVFLTGIGGVNKPAGTVTPAEMLRLNTKIAAVPFAQQNRLGVAGEVLRVGGAGNLANAVDLAGFPNGRRPKDDVVDIALVAVAGGLCVLNSNASIAAIQPTDNANVLGLNSFTIPGATATTLTSECRIGKVPLGATSAALHDAVDQATVPLFQTFPYLYTPTGGTK from the coding sequence ATGAAGACTGCACGACTCCCTGCGCACCGCCTGCTCCCCCTGGCGGCAGCCTTGTTCGCACTCACCGCCGCCGGCCTGCATGGCCAGGCCCAGGCCTCCAGCCACCGCGAGGCGCCCAGCATCACCACCATGCCCAAGGTGGACGCGAGCGACTTCTATATGTTCAACAGCTACGAGACCGGCCGTGGCGCCTACGTCACGCTGATCGCCAACTACCTGCCGCTGCAGGACGCCTACGGCGGCCCGAACTACTTCTCGCTGGACCCCAACGCGCTGTACGAGATCCATATCGACAACAACGGCGACGCCAAGGAAGACCTCAGCTTCCAGTTCCGCTTCAAGAACACCTTGAAGAACGGCAGCAAGGGCATAGAGCTGGCGATCGGCGACAAGATGGTCGCGATCCCGCTGATGCAGGCCGGCCAGCTGACGGGCAGCAATGCCGGCGCCAACTCGGCGGTGCTGAATGTCAACGAGAGCTTCACCGTCGATGTGGTGCGCGGCGACCGCCGCAGCGGCACCCGCGCCGCGCTCAAGGTGGCCGCAGGCTCGCCCAACGGCACGGTCGGCTCGACCAGCTTCGACAAGCCGGTGGACAACATCGGCGTGAAGACCATTCCCGACTACGCCGGCTATGCGGCCAAGCACATCTACACGGTGGACATCCCGGGTTGCGCGGTGCCGGCCAAGCTCTTCGTCGGCCAGCGCAAGGACCCGTTCGCCGTCAACCTCGGCACCATCTTCGATCTGGTCAATGCCTCGCCCGCGGTGATCACCAACCCGGCCAATATCGGTGCCGCCGGCAAGGGCGATCTGGACGACAAGAACGTCACCACGCTGGCGCTGGAAGTGGCCAAGGACTGCCTGACCGCCAAGCCCTCGACCGACGCCAGCTATGACCCGGTGATAGGCGGCTGGACCACGGCCAGCCTGCGCCAGGGCAGCCTGCTCAATGGCAAGCCCAAGCAGGGCCACCAGACCGCCTCCATCCCCGGCGGCGCCTGGACCCAGGTCTCGCGCCTGGGCAATCCGCTGGTCAACGAGGTCGTGATCGGCCTGCCGGACAAGGACAAGTTCAACGCCTCCAAGCCCAAGGACGACCTGCAGTTCGCCGACTATGTGACCAACCCCACCCTGCCCGCCCTGCTGGGCATCGCACTGGCCGGTGACGCCAAGTTCCTGGCGCCGACCAATCTGCCGCGCACCGATCTGCTGACGGTGTTCCTGACCGGCATCGGCGGCGTCAACAAGCCAGCCGGCACGGTGACGCCGGCCGAGATGCTGCGACTGAATACCAAGATTGCGGCCGTGCCCTTTGCCCAGCAAAACCGTCTGGGCGTGGCCGGCGAGGTGCTGCGCGTCGGCGGCGCCGGCAATCTGGCCAATGCGGTCGATCTGGCCGGTTTCCCGAATGGCCGTCGGCCCAAGGACGACGTGGTCGACATCGCCCTGGTGGCCGTGGCCGGCGGCCTGTGCGTGCTCAACAGCAATGCCTCCATAGCCGCCATCCAGCCCACCGACAACGCCAATGTGCTGGGCCTGAACAGCTTCACCATCCCCGGCGCGACGGCGACGACGCTGACGTCCGAATGCCGCATCGGCAAGGTGCCGCTGGGGGCCACCTCGGCGGCACTGCATGACGCTGTCGATCAGGCCACCGTGCCGCTGTTCCAGACCTTCCCCTATCTGTACACGCCGACCGGCGGCACCAAGTAA
- a CDS encoding YebC/PmpR family DNA-binding transcriptional regulator yields MGAQWKAKHKDLASNAKGRIFGKLAKEIMIAARNGADPAQNSRLRLVVEQAKKASMPKETLDRAIKKGAGLLGDAVQFERVTYEGFAPHQVPLIVECLTDNVNRTIAEMRVLFRKGQLGSAGSVAWDFDHLGMVEASPAAPGADPELAAIEAGAQDFEPAEDGATLFLTDPADLDLVGRALPNFGFTVLSAKMGYRPKNSVTLGAAELEEVEAFLAAIDAHDDVQDVYVGLAG; encoded by the coding sequence ATGGGCGCACAGTGGAAAGCAAAGCACAAGGACCTGGCGTCCAACGCCAAGGGGCGGATCTTCGGCAAGCTGGCCAAGGAAATCATGATCGCCGCGCGCAACGGCGCCGATCCCGCACAGAACTCGCGCCTGCGCCTGGTCGTCGAGCAGGCCAAGAAGGCCTCGATGCCCAAGGAAACCCTGGACCGCGCGATCAAGAAGGGCGCCGGTCTGCTCGGTGATGCGGTGCAGTTCGAGCGCGTCACCTACGAGGGCTTTGCGCCGCACCAGGTGCCGCTGATCGTCGAGTGCCTGACCGACAACGTCAATCGCACCATCGCCGAGATGCGGGTGCTGTTCCGCAAGGGCCAGCTCGGCTCCGCCGGCTCGGTGGCCTGGGACTTCGACCACCTGGGCATGGTTGAAGCGTCACCCGCCGCGCCCGGCGCCGATCCCGAACTGGCCGCCATCGAGGCCGGCGCACAGGACTTCGAGCCCGCCGAGGACGGCGCCACGCTGTTCCTGACCGACCCGGCCGATCTGGATCTGGTCGGCCGCGCGCTGCCCAATTTCGGCTTCACCGTGCTCTCGGCCAAGATGGGCTACCGGCCCAAGAACAGCGTCACGCTGGGCGCGGCCGAGCTGGAGGAGGTGGAGGCGTTTCTGGCCGCCATCGACGCGCACGACGATGTGCAGGATGTTTACGTGGGCCTGGCCGGCTGA
- a CDS encoding PLP-dependent aminotransferase family protein, protein MSHPLPRYRALAATLTEELRTGRHRPGAQLPSVRQLCADHGASLATVTHALHRLEDAGLIEARPRRGFFVRASAVAPKQAPAADAIALAGRRKRLLALATTKADCLSLGHLAMDDALLPLATLKRLLTQQLRRDAAVLATRNCHGTAGLREQLALRSRALGCAFDADGIVVTQGETESLELCLRLLTQPGDLVAVASPAPFRSLEIIVSLGLQVLEIPASGDQGLSVPALAFALQHHRVAACVLEPSFASADGSLMSDEAKQQLAALVARHQIPLIECDLMGELYRGTQRPRPVKAFDQGDRVLYCGSFACLTGPGFSLGYVAAGRHHLQLQAARSVHGELLHALTDDTLAAFMAGGAFEPHLRRLRRQLAAQLAAHHQAVVAHFPPGTRVSAGQGGYVLWVELPGGLDACALLEQARHRGYTFVPGVVFTTDARFDHCLRLTAGQALDEARARGIRTLGEIAGRMLEDRREDQPARPT, encoded by the coding sequence GTGTCCCACCCACTGCCCCGCTACCGAGCCCTGGCCGCCACCCTGACCGAGGAGCTGCGCACCGGCCGCCATCGCCCCGGCGCACAACTGCCCTCGGTGCGCCAGCTCTGTGCCGACCATGGCGCCAGCCTGGCGACGGTGACCCATGCGCTGCACCGGCTGGAGGACGCCGGGTTGATCGAAGCGCGGCCGCGCCGCGGCTTCTTCGTGCGCGCCTCGGCCGTGGCACCCAAGCAGGCGCCGGCAGCCGACGCGATCGCGCTGGCAGGGCGGCGCAAGCGCTTGCTCGCACTGGCCACCACAAAGGCCGACTGCCTGTCGCTGGGCCATCTGGCGATGGACGATGCGCTGCTGCCGCTGGCCACGCTGAAGCGCTTGCTGACGCAGCAGCTGCGTCGTGATGCCGCGGTGCTGGCCACCCGCAACTGCCATGGCACGGCCGGCCTGCGTGAGCAGCTGGCGCTGCGCTCGCGGGCGCTGGGCTGCGCCTTCGATGCCGACGGCATCGTCGTCACCCAGGGCGAGACCGAGTCGCTGGAACTTTGCCTGCGCCTGCTGACGCAGCCCGGCGATCTGGTGGCCGTGGCCAGCCCGGCGCCCTTTCGCAGCCTGGAGATCATCGTCAGCCTGGGGCTGCAGGTGCTGGAGATTCCTGCGTCAGGCGACCAGGGCCTGTCGGTGCCGGCGCTGGCCTTTGCGCTGCAGCACCACCGCGTGGCCGCCTGCGTGCTGGAGCCCAGCTTCGCCAGCGCCGATGGCAGCCTGATGAGCGACGAAGCCAAGCAGCAGCTGGCCGCGCTGGTGGCCCGGCACCAGATCCCGCTGATCGAATGCGATCTGATGGGCGAGCTGTACCGCGGCACGCAGCGCCCCCGCCCGGTGAAAGCCTTCGACCAGGGGGATAGGGTGCTGTACTGCGGCAGCTTCGCCTGCCTCACCGGGCCGGGCTTCAGCCTGGGCTATGTGGCGGCCGGCCGCCACCACCTGCAGCTGCAGGCGGCCCGCAGCGTGCATGGCGAGCTGCTGCACGCGCTGACCGATGACACGCTCGCGGCCTTCATGGCCGGCGGCGCCTTCGAGCCCCATCTGCGCCGGCTGCGGCGACAGCTCGCCGCCCAGCTGGCCGCCCATCACCAGGCGGTGGTGGCGCACTTCCCGCCCGGCACCCGGGTCAGTGCCGGCCAGGGCGGCTATGTGCTGTGGGTCGAACTGCCGGGCGGGCTGGACGCCTGTGCGCTGCTGGAGCAGGCCCGGCACCGCGGCTACACCTTCGTACCTGGCGTGGTCTTCACCACCGACGCCCGCTTCGACCACTGCCTGCGGCTGACGGCCGGCCAGGCACTGGACGAGGCCCGCGCCCGGGGCATACGCACGCTGGGCGAGATCGCCGGCCGAATGCTGGAAGATCGGCGGGAGGATCAGCCGGCCAGGCCCACGTAA
- a CDS encoding MFS transporter: MRRLLMARVQACAPPVRLLLLSEMLCLLAGAMGQVAVAWWIAQRGGAADLARYGALMALCALLATPLMSPLGDRWPKRRLVRLGSACLVLDALALALLAYSGHYQLALLCACSALSIVANAVLLPAKANLLPELVAVSQLPEAIRLRRAAQALGGLLGPGLGGAALAVGGVATALTVNLLMFGIAAVAAFRLGQPPFPARPAPAGGWLSDMQAGLRAKWRVPLDRWWTLTGALMMVFLLPAIGMLLPLRVQSLGLSSMWFGACGAALSLGLLVGVLGLADRLIARLDRVRAMFAALALCAVAVAAMGLFDWGPALVLLFAVVGGCMSVTQMIGQTHRLLAMPEDFRSRMTAGNLATAQLAAALGPALAGLLLQHGSVAAVYRWMAAGFTLSGLLLLAVPELRPFLRLDHEAVKNWYGRKYPEAFAVGR, translated from the coding sequence ATGCGGCGATTGTTGATGGCACGGGTGCAGGCCTGCGCGCCCCCGGTGCGGCTGTTGCTGCTCAGCGAGATGCTGTGCCTGCTGGCCGGCGCCATGGGCCAGGTGGCGGTGGCCTGGTGGATCGCGCAGCGCGGCGGCGCCGCGGACCTGGCCCGCTACGGCGCGCTGATGGCGCTGTGCGCGCTGCTGGCCACGCCGCTGATGTCGCCGCTGGGCGACCGCTGGCCCAAGCGCCGGCTGGTGCGCCTGGGCAGCGCCTGCCTGGTGCTCGATGCCTTGGCGCTGGCCCTGCTGGCGTACAGCGGGCACTACCAGCTGGCACTGCTGTGCGCCTGCAGCGCGCTGTCGATAGTGGCCAATGCCGTGCTGCTGCCGGCCAAGGCCAATCTCCTGCCGGAGCTGGTGGCGGTCAGCCAGCTGCCCGAGGCGATACGGCTGCGCCGCGCGGCCCAGGCGCTGGGCGGCCTGCTCGGCCCCGGTCTTGGCGGTGCGGCACTGGCCGTTGGCGGCGTAGCCACCGCGCTGACGGTGAATCTGCTGATGTTCGGCATCGCGGCGGTGGCCGCATTCCGGTTGGGCCAGCCGCCGTTTCCGGCCCGGCCCGCGCCGGCCGGTGGCTGGCTCAGCGACATGCAGGCTGGTCTGCGCGCCAAATGGCGCGTGCCGCTGGATCGCTGGTGGACGCTCACCGGCGCGCTGATGATGGTCTTTCTGCTGCCCGCCATCGGCATGCTGCTGCCGCTGCGCGTGCAGTCGCTGGGCCTGTCGTCGATGTGGTTCGGCGCCTGCGGCGCGGCCCTGTCGCTGGGCCTGCTGGTCGGCGTGCTGGGCCTGGCCGACCGCCTGATCGCGCGCCTTGACCGGGTGCGGGCGATGTTCGCGGCGCTGGCCCTGTGCGCGGTGGCTGTGGCCGCGATGGGCCTGTTCGACTGGGGGCCGGCCCTGGTGCTGCTGTTTGCCGTGGTGGGCGGCTGCATGTCGGTGACGCAGATGATTGGCCAGACGCACCGCCTGCTGGCCATGCCCGAAGACTTTCGCTCGCGCATGACGGCCGGCAATCTGGCCACCGCGCAACTGGCTGCTGCCCTGGGTCCGGCCCTGGCCGGCCTGCTGCTGCAGCACGGCTCGGTGGCCGCCGTCTATCGGTGGATGGCCGCCGGCTTCACACTCAGCGGCCTGCTGCTGCTGGCCGTGCCCGAGCTGCGCCCCTTTCTGCGCCTGGACCATGAGGCGGTGAAGAACTGGTACGGGCGCAAGTATCCGGAGGCGTTTGCGGTGGGGCGGTGA
- a CDS encoding putative zinc-binding metallopeptidase — MQPFRCSRCETPVFFENDQCGQCGAALGFVPALGRMLAFDPAWQPYGGGPALQVCGNRTTHGICNWMLDADDPALLCRSCRLTRVVPSLGEPRNLDRWRAIEQAKRRLIFTLLGMGLAPQPKTGPDDALGLDFLLLESQAGQPPVRTGHDSGTITLDVAEADDEQRELQRVRFAEPTRTLLGHLRHEVSHYLQYRWLTGTAAVEACRATFGDERADYAAALARHYAGGPPTDWHQRFVSAYASAHPWEDWAETCAHVLLVLDAVQTAAAWGLSLDGPADAMPTAQDLTASPPVAELALRQWLPVAQFLNAMHRSLGQRDSYPFLLPPAVLDKMSTVQGLLKEASGA; from the coding sequence ATGCAGCCCTTCAGATGCAGCCGGTGCGAAACCCCGGTTTTTTTCGAGAACGACCAATGCGGGCAATGCGGCGCAGCGCTGGGCTTTGTGCCGGCCCTGGGCCGCATGCTGGCCTTTGACCCCGCCTGGCAACCCTACGGTGGCGGGCCGGCGCTGCAAGTCTGCGGCAATCGCACGACACACGGCATCTGCAACTGGATGCTTGATGCCGATGACCCCGCGCTGCTGTGCCGCAGCTGCCGCCTGACCCGCGTCGTGCCGTCACTGGGTGAGCCCCGCAACCTGGACCGCTGGCGCGCCATCGAGCAGGCCAAGCGCCGTCTGATCTTCACCTTGCTGGGCATGGGCCTGGCGCCCCAGCCCAAGACCGGACCCGATGATGCCCTGGGGCTGGACTTCCTGCTGCTGGAAAGTCAGGCCGGCCAGCCGCCGGTGCGCACGGGCCATGACAGCGGCACCATCACCCTCGACGTGGCCGAGGCCGACGATGAGCAGCGCGAGTTGCAGCGGGTTCGATTCGCCGAACCCACGCGCACGCTGCTGGGCCATCTGCGCCACGAGGTGTCGCATTACCTGCAGTACCGCTGGCTGACGGGCACTGCGGCGGTCGAGGCCTGCCGCGCCACCTTTGGCGACGAGCGGGCCGACTACGCCGCCGCACTGGCCCGGCACTACGCCGGAGGGCCGCCAACCGATTGGCACCAGCGCTTCGTCAGTGCCTATGCCAGCGCCCACCCTTGGGAGGACTGGGCCGAGACCTGCGCCCATGTGCTGCTGGTGCTCGACGCGGTGCAGACCGCCGCCGCCTGGGGCCTGTCACTCGACGGACCGGCCGATGCGATGCCAACCGCGCAGGATCTGACCGCCAGTCCGCCCGTCGCCGAACTGGCGCTGCGGCAATGGCTGCCGGTGGCGCAGTTCCTCAACGCCATGCACCGCAGCCTGGGCCAGCGTGACAGCTACCCCTTCCTGCTGCCCCCCGCGGTGCTGGACAAGATGAGCACCGTGCAAGGTCTGCTCAAAGAAGCCTCGGGCGCCTGA
- a CDS encoding NIPSNAP family protein, whose translation MITCHLRYVLDPAKIKEFEHYGKVWIPLVKKFGGIHHGYLLPSEGASNIALASFSFPSLAAYEDYRTRSLDDAECQAAFKYAEETRCFLSYERTFFRPVFE comes from the coding sequence ATGATCACCTGCCATCTGCGCTACGTCCTCGACCCGGCCAAGATCAAAGAGTTTGAGCACTACGGCAAGGTCTGGATACCGCTCGTGAAGAAGTTTGGCGGCATACACCATGGCTACCTGCTTCCCTCGGAGGGCGCCAGCAATATCGCCCTGGCCTCGTTCTCCTTCCCGTCGCTCGCGGCCTACGAGGACTACAGAACCCGCTCGCTCGACGATGCCGAGTGCCAGGCGGCCTTCAAGTACGCCGAGGAAACGCGTTGCTTCCTCAGCTACGAACGCACCTTCTTTCGGCCGGTGTTCGAGTAA
- a CDS encoding VOC family protein, with amino-acid sequence MSIQSFEIISVPVSDPQRAKHFYRDVLGFALIREEPMGPGMSWIQLAPPGQGVTIALVTWFEQMKPGGLQGVMVNTNDIDAEHALLRSRGLAIDEIKQEPWGRYALFTDPDGNGWILRQPPTEA; translated from the coding sequence ATGTCCATTCAAAGCTTCGAAATCATCTCGGTGCCCGTCAGCGACCCGCAGCGCGCGAAGCACTTCTACCGCGATGTCCTCGGCTTCGCGCTGATACGCGAGGAGCCTATGGGTCCGGGCATGAGCTGGATTCAGCTGGCGCCGCCGGGGCAGGGTGTGACGATCGCGCTGGTGACATGGTTCGAGCAGATGAAGCCCGGCGGCCTGCAGGGTGTCATGGTGAACACCAATGACATCGATGCCGAACACGCACTGCTGCGCAGCCGCGGTCTGGCGATTGATGAGATCAAGCAGGAGCCCTGGGGTCGCTACGCCCTGTTCACCGACCCGGACGGGAATGGCTGGATCCTTCGCCAGCCGCCCACGGAGGCCTAG